Proteins from a single region of Malassezia restricta chromosome IV, complete sequence:
- a CDS encoding conserved oligomeric golgi complex subunit 6: MSTVSSSPRLSARARAILTTHHDPTATHDAFVMMQRMYGDRLPDVKALPERLWHDVQQEEYAATDAFCDALQALDNELARMCVVTQSAEDEARQALSCTEQAFDRACDLLDHAHALQDQIRAAQMHQRLAERLLTRFTLTSDEMAIVQAPDASVDDAFLGVMDRLQTILDESLLLMDVRDEDSETPAGSAQSSARAVEDIRERASSLLQTCMQRLAHWCSTVLRSLPLEGADVTAALREALRRLATREDLFHPTMTALAETRAARWPEAFHMALVVGGPPPSYLPRPIELHAHDAVRYVSDMLAWVHQAIASERELVTSLFAPLAAPATTPLVASARSVEPPVLDALIHRMLDRSLAGCGRLLRMRVQQTLRAEQQALCLLRLYFVLSFYRDTLRHTLNETSSPLCKTVDELYHMADVAFVHALQQLHTRLVVPEQPGRDVSPALVEARERLDDLLKECADDKQDASIIYARIAQHLVGPMHGMCMKTADKIRQHREASSWFSLFARPEKADDPEWDADVFLVHALAPLADTLRKYSALESRHDAVRRDCVAAADRLSHRHYVALHKASGLAEAENAPPSTWSTSFRPAWHAFCAAPHLLFPPERLACIQDASLRNAMHRAALLRLVHTYTRLRAQHASTDLPTAHEVAMVMDVNEAVDATPISLIEAVIS; the protein is encoded by the coding sequence ATGTCGACGgtgtcgtcatcgccgcgcctttcggcgcgcgcacgcgcgatACTGACGACGCATCACGATCCGACGGCGACTCATGATGCCTTTGTgatgatgcagcgcatgtaTGGTGATCGCCTTCCTGATGTGAAAGCGCTGCCTGAGCGACTTTGGCATGACGTGCAGCAGGAAGAGTATGCGGCGACGGATGCATTTTGTGATGCGCTTCAAGCCCTGGATAACGAGCTTGCACGTATGTGTGTGGTTACGCAAAGTGCTGAGGACGAGGCTCGTCAGGCGTTGAGCTGCACGGAGCAAGCTTTTGATCGCGCCTGCGATCTCTTAGatcatgcgcatgcgctgcaggaccaGATCAGGGCGGCCCAAATGCACCAGCGCTTGGCTGAGCGCCTCCTAACGCGCTTTACCCTGACTTCTGATGAGATGGCCATCGTGCAGGCGCCAGACGCATCTGTGGACGACGCCTTCCTGGGTGTGATGGACCGCCTGCAGACCATACTGGACGAGTCGCTCCTCCTGATGGATGTGAGGGACGAAGACAGCGAAACGCCCGCAGGATCCGCGCAGTCATCTGCGCGCGCCGTGGAAGATATACGCGAGCGTGCATCTTCTCTCCTGCAGACatgcatgcagcgcctcgcgcactGGTGCTCGACGGTGCTCCGGAGTCTGCCGCTCGAAGGCGCCGATGTGACGGCGGCCCTTCGTGAGGCCttgcgccgcctcgcgaCGCGAGAAGACCTATTTCATCCTACGATGACAGCGCTcgccgagacgcgcgcagctcggtGGCCCGAGGCCTTCCACATGGCCCTGGTCGTGGGCGGTCCGCCGCCGAGCTACCTACCCCGTCCCATTGAGCTCCATGCACATGATGCCGTGCGCTACGTGTCGGATATGCTGGCATGGGTGCACCAAGCCATCGCGAgtgagcgcgagctcgtTACCTCGCTCTTTGCGCCACTGGCCGCACCTGCCACCACACCCCTCGTCGCGAGTGCGCGGAGTGTTGAGCCGCCTGTGCTGGACGCCCTGATCCACCGCATGCTTGATCGCAGCCTGGCTGGATGCGGCCGACTActgcgcatgcgcgtccagcagacgctgcgcgcgGAGCAGCAAGCGCTCTGCCTCCTACGACTCTACTTTGTGCTGAGTTTCTACcgcgacacgctgcgccacacgctcAACGAGACGTCATCGCCGCTTTGCAAGACTGTGGACGAGCTGTACCACATGGCCGATGTGGCCttcgtgcatgcgctgcagcagctgcataCACGGCTCGTTGTGCCGGAGCAGCCAGGACGTGACGTGTCGCctgcgctcgtcgaggcgcgcgagcgtctcgatgaTCTTCTGAAGGAGTGTGCCGACGACAAGCAAGATGCGTCCATCATCtacgcgcgcatcgcgcagcatctcgTCGGCCCCATGCACGGCATGTGCATGAAGACGGCGGACAAGATCCGGCAGCATCGCgaggcgtcgtcgtggtTCTCGCTCTTTGCCAGGCCTGAGAAAGCGGATGATCCCGAGTGGGACGCCGATGTGTTtctcgtgcatgcgctggcccCTCTCGCTGACACGCTAAGGAAGTACAGCGCGCTGGAAAGCCGGCACGATGCCGTGCGACGCGactgcgtcgctgccgccgacCGCCTAAGTCATCGACACTACGTGGCTCTGCACAAGGCGTCGGGCCTGGCGGAAGCAGAAAACGCGCCTCCATCCACATGGTCTACGTCATTCCGGCCAGCCTGGCATGCGttttgcgcagcgccgcatctcCTGTTTCCACCTGAGCGCCTGGCCTGCATCCAGGATGCGTCGTTGCGCaatgccatgcatcgtgccgcgctcttGCGTCTCGTGCACACATATACCCGGCTGCGTGCTCAGCATGCATCCACCGACTTGCCcacggcgcacgaggtGGCCATGGTCATGGATGTGAACGAGGCCGTCGATGCGACGCCTATATCTCTGATAGAGGCGGTCATTTCATAG
- a CDS encoding mitochondrial genome maintenance protein MGR2 has protein sequence MSATPQVIVQQTPQQPSMLSKMSMGAVMGSLVGATIGFIGGGFQILRAGPGPRGAMATLAQYMISSGATFGFFMSIGSVIRTESLPHARDEQWRAAYRAAGHRVAVAQRI, from the exons ATGAGTGCCACGCCGCAAGTGATCGTGCAGCAGACGCCGCAGCAGCCATCTATGCTGTCGAAGA TGAGCATGGGTGCGGTCATGGGCTCGCTTGTGGGGGCCACGATTGGCTTCATTGGAGGTGGCTTCCAGATTTTGCG TGCCGGACCTGGTCCTCGGGGAGCGAtggcgacgctcgcgcagTACATGATCTCGTCAGGCGCTACGTTCGGCTTCTTCATGTCGATTGGCTCGGTGATCCGCACCGAGTCGCtgccgcatgcgcgcgacgaaCAGTGGCGCGCGGCGTACCGTGCGGCGGGCCACCGTGTGGCTGTAGCGCAGCGCATCTAA
- a CDS encoding methyltransferase-like protein 6, whose product MCGASLPAASADVLAQNRRVSTPFMIEKTQRDAGRAWDKFYKANEDRFFKNRHWTDREFEELRQNDHDLLTHDTPVLLEVGCGVGNTVFPLLEKNAQLRVHCCDFSPRAVDMVTKHPAHDAERVNAFVYDLVKDTSLSAHLAARPAWPAVSTLSLIFVLSAIPPHEQVRVVRALLDHIPTGASVVFRDYARGDLAQLRFHTRRDAPWAEPSLLSDSHHWYRRGDHTMAYFFTRDEVERLFAEAGGVAGSVEEVVRTDTNRKTGAIMERRFIQARFRRV is encoded by the coding sequence ATGTgtggtgcgtcgctgccggCGGCGAGTGCCGACGTGCTGGCCCAGAACCGGCGCGTGAGCACGCCGTTCATGATTGAAaagacgcagcgcgatgccgGCAGGGCATGGGACAAGTTCTACAAGGCGAATGAGGACCGCTTCTTCAAAAATCGGCACTGGACGGACCGCGAATTTGAGGAGCTGCGGCAGAACGATCACGACTTGCTGAcgcacgacacgcccgTGCTTCTCGAGGTCGGGTGCGGCGTGGGCAACACGGTGTTTCCGCTCCTGGAAAAGAacgcgcagctgcgtgtgcaCTGCTGCGACTTTTCGCCACGAgccgtcgacatggtcacAAAGCACCCGGCtcacgacgccgagcgcgtcaATGCGTTTGTGTACGACCTAGTCAAAGACACGTCGCTATCGGCGCACttggcggcgcggccggcCTGGCCAGCCGTCTCGACGCTCTCGCTGATTTTCGTGCTGTCTGCCATCCCGCCGCACGAGCAAGTCcgtgtcgtgcgtgcgctgctggaccATATCCCTACGGGAGCTAGCGTGGTGTTCCGCGACTATGCGCGTGGGGACCTCGCTCAGCTGCGCTTCCACACGCGGCGCGATGCCCCGTGGGCTGAGCCGAGCCTGCTCAGCGACTCGCACCACTGGTaccgccgcggcgaccACACGATGGCCTACTTTTTCACACGCGACGaagtcgagcgcctctttgcCGAGGCGGGTGGCGTGGCAGGTTCCGTCGAGGAGGTCGTCCGGACGGACACGAACCGAAAAACAGGCGCGATCATGGAACGCCGCTTCATCCAAGCGCGTTTCCGCCGTGTATAG